From a region of the Zingiber officinale cultivar Zhangliang chromosome 10B, Zo_v1.1, whole genome shotgun sequence genome:
- the LOC122029258 gene encoding transcription factor MYB35-like, whose amino-acid sequence MGRPPCCDKSTVKRGLWTPEEDAKLLAYTATHGSGNWTSVPKKAGLRRCGKSCRLRWTNYLRPNLKHDGFTPEEDEKIIALHATIGSRWSVIAKKLPGRTDNDVKNYWNTKLSKKLYQSGIDPITHRPVSHVMETIRGLQNADVAIGTSISPIFPQPQLAHGEASCSSTEFKWTDFLMESLLSSDGDALAAGSDSNVAVDLQQRGLDAAAVGVPGGSSSSSPFVDAILEQERELVSKFYQFLGDHSDLLP is encoded by the exons ATGGGAAGGCCTCCTTGCTGCGATAAGTCGACGGTGAAGAGAGGCCTTTGGACGCCGGAGGAAGACGCAAAGCTTCTGGCGTACACCGCCACCCACGGAAGTGGCAATTGGACCTCTGTTCCTAAGAAAGCAGGATTGAGGAGATGCGGGAAGAGTTGTAGATTGAGATGGACTAATTATCTGAGGCCTAATCTGAAGCACGACGGCTTCACTCCTGAAGAAGACGAGAAGATCATAGCACTCCATGCTACGATAGGCAGCAG ATGGTCGGTGATAGCGAAGAAGCTCCCCGGCCGGACGGACAACGACGTCAAGAATTACTGGAACACGAAGCTGAGCAAGAAGCTTTACCAGAGCGGCATCGACCCCATCACCCACCGCCCGGTCTCCCACGTCATGGAGACCATCCGCGGCCTGCAGAACGCCGACGTCGCGATCGGCACCTCGATCTCGCCGATCTTCCCACAGCCGCAACTCGCCCACGGCGAAGCCTCTTGCTCCTCGACGGAGTTCAAATGGACCGACTTCCTCATGGAGAGCCTGCTCTCTTCCGACGGCGATGCGCTCGCTGCCGGAAGCGACAGCAATGTCGCAGTAGACTTGCAGCAACGTGGATTGGATGCGGCCGCCGTGGGAGTGCCTGGCGGTAGCTCGTCTTCCAGTCCATTCGTCGACGCCATTTTGGAACAGGAGAGGGAGTTGGTGTCCAAGTTCTACCAGTTCCTCGGCGATCACAGCGACCTTCTTCCCTAA